The sequence TATGGGCGTGGCAAAGGAATTTGGAAAAGATTTTTGGGACGGTGATAGGCGCTTTGGCTATGGTGGATATAAGTATGATGGGCGCTGGGAGAGAGTAGCAAGGGAGTTAATTACACTTTATGATTTAAAAGCAGATTCTAAAATCTTAGATGTGGGCTGTGGAAAGGGCTTTTTACTCTATGAATTGCAAAAATTACTACCTAATGCGCGCATTGCTGGCTTTGATACTTCTGTGTATGCGATTAATCACGCCAAAGAGGAAGTAGCAAAAGATTTATTTGTGCATGATGCAAAGGATATGCTGCCCTTTGGCGATGGTGAGTTTGACTTAGTGCTCTCTCTTAATACTTTGCATAATCTACCTATTTTTCATCTTAAAACTGCTCTGCAAGAAATGGCGCGCGTGGGCAAGCAGCAATATATGGTAGTGGAGGGCTATCGCAATAATAGAGAACTATTTAATTTGCAATGCTGGGCTTTGACATGCGAGAGCTTTTTTCGTCCAGAAGAGTGGATATGGCTTTTTAGAGAGTTTGGCTACAAGGGCGATTATGAATTTATCTATTTTGAGGACTAAATATGGGACTGCTCTATACAAAATATAAAGTCTTTCATTTTAAAGACAAGATAGATTCTCTGCCGCATAATAAACCCATGCTCGCGCCACTGCACATTCGCATTAAGCCCACAAATGTGTGTAATCATAATTGCTGGTTTTGCGCGTATAAGGAGAATGATATGCAATTAGGTAAGGATATGGTGGAGCGTGATTATATCCCAGAAGCCAAAATGCTTGAAATCATACAAGATTGTGTTGCAATGGGCGTGAAAGCAATTACCTTTAGCGGGGGGGGGGAGCCTTTAGTGTATAGATATATGCCTCAAACGCTTAGAAAGCTTATTAATTCACCTATATCGTTTGCCACTTTGACAAATGGCGCGCGCTTAAATGGCGAGGTGGCGGAGATGTTTGCCAAATATGGCACTTGGGTGCGCGTGAGTATGGACGGATATGATAATGAAAGCTACAGAAAGCTACGCGGCACGGGGAAGGGCGAATTTGATAAGATTATTAGCAATATGGAGGCGTTTAAAAACATCGGGGGCAAATGTTACTTGGGTGTGAGCTACATTGTCGGACAGGATAATTATCAAGCCATTTATCAAATGAGCAAGATTCTAAGAGATATAGGCGTGGATAGCATTAAGATTTCTCCTACGATTGTGAGTAATGAAAGCGCGCAAACAAATGCCTATCATCAAAAGATTTTTGAAGCTGTAAAGGACGAAGTAGCGCGCGCAAAGGCAGACTTTGGCAAAGATATAGAGATTTATGATTCTTATCATTATCAATTGGAGAGTTTTGAGAAATCTTATAGCTGGTGTCCTTATTCGCAAGTGCTTATGGTTATTGGCGCGGATTTGCGCATTTATCCTTGTCAGGATAAGGCGTATAACATCGATGAGGCGATGCTAGGCTCTATTAAAGATGTGAGCTTTAAACAATGGTGGTTTGAGAATAAAAAGGCATTTTTTAAGGTCAATCCACGCAAAGTGTGCAATCACCACTGCGTATCGCATGAGAAAAATAAAATGATTTTAGAATA is a genomic window of Helicobacter jaachi containing:
- a CDS encoding class I SAM-dependent methyltransferase; the encoded protein is MGILRAIFTPLHTQTKRDYLGRMLDSKVECMGVAKEFGKDFWDGDRRFGYGGYKYDGRWERVARELITLYDLKADSKILDVGCGKGFLLYELQKLLPNARIAGFDTSVYAINHAKEEVAKDLFVHDAKDMLPFGDGEFDLVLSLNTLHNLPIFHLKTALQEMARVGKQQYMVVEGYRNNRELFNLQCWALTCESFFRPEEWIWLFREFGYKGDYEFIYFED
- a CDS encoding radical SAM/SPASM domain-containing protein, which codes for MGLLYTKYKVFHFKDKIDSLPHNKPMLAPLHIRIKPTNVCNHNCWFCAYKENDMQLGKDMVERDYIPEAKMLEIIQDCVAMGVKAITFSGGGEPLVYRYMPQTLRKLINSPISFATLTNGARLNGEVAEMFAKYGTWVRVSMDGYDNESYRKLRGTGKGEFDKIISNMEAFKNIGGKCYLGVSYIVGQDNYQAIYQMSKILRDIGVDSIKISPTIVSNESAQTNAYHQKIFEAVKDEVARAKADFGKDIEIYDSYHYQLESFEKSYSWCPYSQVLMVIGADLRIYPCQDKAYNIDEAMLGSIKDVSFKQWWFENKKAFFKVNPRKVCNHHCVSHEKNKMILEYLNADKAHLGFV